A genomic window from Oceanobacillus timonensis includes:
- the aroA gene encoding 3-phosphoshikimate 1-carboxyvinyltransferase translates to MSHVQFEYTSPRLEGEVMVPGDKSISHRSIIFGSISHGTTKVTNFLDGEDCLRTIAAFRKMGVRIEKEGSTVLVHGNGLEGLKKPGEAIDFGNSGTTTRLMLGLLSGLPFETTIFGDASLTKRPMNRVVDPLRKMGASIYGEADGNFLPITIHGGALQGITYRLPVKSAQVKSAVLLAGLLAEGETVVQEETETRNHTEVMLQAFGADLKQTEKGIAVTSKGNLTACDVEVPGDISSAAFFLIAGALVPGSKVTLKNVGLNHSRTGVLDVLKQMGASITVANERTTGGEKIGDLTIQYTALKGTTIEGNVIPRLIDEIPILALLATQADGKTVIKDAEELKVKETDRIEAVCKNLQALGADVTATEDGMVINGPSRLTGGTISSYMDHRIAMMGAIAALITEAPVKMDEKDSINISYPTFFDDLEAILQ, encoded by the coding sequence GTGTCACATGTTCAATTTGAATATACTTCACCCAGATTAGAAGGCGAGGTAATGGTCCCCGGTGATAAATCCATCTCCCATCGTTCGATTATTTTCGGGAGTATTTCACACGGAACGACAAAAGTAACGAATTTTCTTGATGGAGAGGATTGTCTCCGAACCATTGCTGCATTTCGTAAAATGGGTGTGCGGATTGAAAAAGAGGGAAGTACGGTACTTGTTCATGGTAATGGGTTAGAAGGTCTGAAAAAACCTGGTGAAGCAATTGATTTTGGTAATTCAGGAACAACAACCCGGTTAATGCTCGGGCTCTTATCCGGACTTCCATTTGAAACAACCATTTTTGGGGATGCTTCTCTTACGAAGCGCCCGATGAATCGAGTAGTTGACCCATTAAGAAAAATGGGAGCTTCGATTTACGGAGAAGCAGACGGAAATTTCCTCCCGATTACCATTCACGGGGGCGCATTGCAAGGAATCACCTACCGGCTTCCGGTGAAAAGCGCTCAAGTAAAATCAGCCGTTTTATTAGCAGGTTTGCTTGCAGAAGGAGAAACAGTTGTTCAGGAAGAAACAGAAACAAGAAATCACACCGAAGTGATGCTTCAAGCATTCGGGGCAGATTTAAAACAAACGGAAAAAGGCATTGCTGTAACGAGCAAAGGGAATTTGACCGCTTGTGATGTGGAAGTTCCCGGTGATATTTCTTCAGCTGCATTCTTTTTAATTGCCGGGGCCCTTGTACCTGGAAGTAAAGTTACTTTAAAAAATGTCGGTTTAAACCATTCCAGGACTGGAGTGCTGGATGTGTTAAAACAAATGGGAGCTAGCATTACAGTTGCTAATGAACGGACAACAGGCGGGGAAAAAATTGGTGATTTAACCATTCAGTATACCGCTCTTAAAGGAACAACGATAGAAGGAAATGTCATTCCACGTCTTATAGATGAAATTCCAATACTCGCTTTATTAGCCACTCAGGCAGATGGAAAAACGGTCATTAAAGATGCGGAAGAATTAAAAGTAAAAGAAACGGATCGTATCGAAGCCGTTTGTAAAAATTTGCAAGCACTTGGTGCGGATGTTACCGCCACCGAAGACGGTATGGTTATCAACGGGCCCAGCCGATTAACCGGCGGCACCATTTCTTCCTATATGGACCACCGTATTGCCATGATGGGTGCTATCGCGGCGCTTATAACAGAAGCTCCAGTGAAAATGGATGAAAAAGACAGTATTAACATTTCTTATCCGACATTTTTCGATGATCTGGAAGCTATCTTGCAGTAA
- a CDS encoding prephenate dehydrogenase has protein sequence MEKQQVLIAGLGLIGGSIAKAIRKESEHGITGFDVNENTLQFALNHGIIDQAFTNFEEAALQADIIIISAPISETIQLVTRLDDIPFTKDVIVSDTASVKGSVLMAANQLTNKAVHFIGGHPMAGSHKKGIEAAKEHLFENAIYVLSPLDHASEENVHTLQDVLSATKSNFVVLNPDEHDEMTGVISHFPHLIASSLVHQARKWEKKHAFLPNLAAGGFRDITRIASSNPVMWQDIFYHNQSKMSAMLEDWITEMEQLKKRIEENEKEEVITYLNSAKNYRDGLNEGERGAIPAFYDVVVDIADQPGAIAEVALILANASLSIKNIEILEVREGITGALRLSFYSKEAQDAGQKILKQRGFETMIPS, from the coding sequence ATGGAGAAGCAACAGGTTTTAATAGCCGGACTCGGTCTGATTGGCGGGTCCATCGCAAAAGCGATAAGAAAAGAATCCGAACATGGCATCACCGGTTTTGATGTCAATGAAAATACATTGCAATTTGCGTTAAATCACGGAATTATCGATCAAGCTTTTACAAATTTTGAAGAAGCGGCATTACAGGCAGATATTATTATTATATCTGCCCCAATTTCAGAAACGATTCAACTGGTTACAAGACTGGATGATATTCCTTTTACCAAGGACGTTATTGTTTCGGATACAGCATCTGTCAAAGGTTCTGTCCTTATGGCTGCAAATCAGTTAACCAATAAAGCTGTTCATTTTATTGGCGGTCATCCGATGGCCGGTTCGCACAAAAAAGGCATTGAAGCGGCGAAAGAGCATTTATTTGAAAATGCCATTTATGTTCTGTCTCCGCTGGATCATGCATCTGAGGAAAATGTCCATACACTGCAGGACGTTTTATCCGCAACCAAGAGTAATTTTGTCGTGCTAAATCCTGATGAGCATGATGAGATGACCGGTGTTATCTCCCATTTTCCACATCTGATTGCATCCTCGCTTGTTCACCAGGCGAGAAAATGGGAGAAAAAACACGCTTTCCTTCCCAACCTGGCTGCTGGCGGATTTCGTGACATTACGCGCATTGCTTCCAGTAATCCAGTGATGTGGCAGGATATTTTTTACCATAATCAGTCTAAAATGTCAGCTATGCTGGAGGACTGGATTACAGAGATGGAACAGTTGAAAAAACGGATTGAAGAGAACGAAAAAGAAGAAGTCATCACGTATTTAAATAGTGCCAAAAATTATCGGGATGGATTAAACGAAGGGGAGCGCGGAGCAATCCCTGCATTTTATGATGTTGTTGTTGATATCGCTGACCAGCCGGGGGCTATAGCGGAGGTCGCACTCATTTTGGCAAACGCATCATTGAGTATTAAAAATATTGAAATCCTTGAAGTTCGTGAAGGCATTACAGGTGCATTACGTCTAAGTTTTTATTCAAAAGAAGCCCAAGATGCCGGTCAGAAGATATTAAAACAACGCGGATTTGAAACGATGATTCCATCGTAA